From Scatophagus argus isolate fScaArg1 chromosome 2, fScaArg1.pri, whole genome shotgun sequence, a single genomic window includes:
- the mab21l2 gene encoding protein mab-21-like 2: MIATQAKLVYQLNKYYNERCQARKAAIAKTIREVCKVVSDVLKEVEVQEPRFISSLSEIDARYEGMEVISPNEFEVVLYLNQMGVFNFVDDGSLPGCAVLKLSDGRKRSMSLWVEFITASGYLSARKIRSRFQTLVAQAVDKCSYRDVVKMVADTSEVKLRIRERYVVQITPAFKCTGIWPRSAAQWPMPHIPWPGPNRVAEVKAEGFNLLSKECYSLTGKQSSAESDAWVLQFSEAENRLLMAGCRKKCLSILKTLRDRHLELPGQPLNNYHMKTLLLYECEKHPRETDWDESCLGDRLNGILLQLISCLQCRRCPHYFLPNLDLFQGKPHSALEAAAKQTWRLAREILTNAKSLDKL, translated from the coding sequence ATGATTGCGACGCAGGCAAAGCTGGTCTACCAGCTAAACAAATATTACAACGAGAGATGCCAAGCTCGCAAAGCGGCCATTGCGAAGACCATAAGGGAGGTTTGTAAAGTGGTGTCGGATGTCCTGAAGGAGGTGGAAGTGCAGGAGCCCCGGTTTATCAGCTCCCTCAGTGAAATTGATGCGCGCTATGAGGGGATGGAGGTCATCTCCCCCAATGAGTTTGAGGTGGTGCTGTACCTCAACCAAATGGGGGTGTTCAACTTTGTGGATGACGGCTCCCTCCCCGGCTGCGCGGTGCTGAAGCTGAGTGATGGCCGCAAAAGGAGCATGTCGCTGTGGGTCGAGTTCATCACCGCCTCGGGCTACCTGTCAGCCAGAAAAATCCGCTCCAGGTTTCAGACTCTGGTGGCACAGGCCGTGGATAAGTGCAGCTACCGCGACGTGGTAAAGATGGTAGCGGACACCAGCGAGGTCAAACTACGGATCAGGGAGAGGTACGTGGTGCAGATCACCCCCGCGTTCAAGTGCACTGGGATCTGGCCTAGGAGTGCAGCTCAGTGGCCCATGCCTCACATCCCCTGGCCAGGCCCTAACCGGGTAGCTGAAGTCAAAGCCGAGGGTTTCAACCTCCTCTCCAAAGAGTGCTACTCGTTAACGGGGAAGCAGAGCTCCGCAGAGAGCGACGCCTGGGTTCTGCAGTTTAGCGAGGCCGAGAACAGGCTGCTCATGGCCGGCTGCAGGAAGAAGTGTCTGTCCATCCTGAAGACTTTGAGGGACCGTCACCTGGAGCTACCAGGACAACCGCTCAACAACTACCACATGAAGACCCTACTGCTGTACGAGTGCGAGAAACACCCGAGAGAGACCGACTGGGACGAGTCTTGCCTCGGAGACCGACTGAACGGCATCCTGCTGCAGCTCATATCGTGCCTGCAGTGCCGTAGATGTCCCCACTACTTCTTGCCAAACTTGGACTTGTTTCAGGGAAAGCCTCACTCAGCCCTGGAGGCTGCTGCTAAGCAGACGTGGAGACTAGCGAGGGAAATCCTCACCAATGCTAAAAGTTTGGACAAACTATAA